The window TTTTTTGCCAACAAAGAGCGTTCGCAGGAAGAGTTCTTCCACACCTTTAACGCGCTGCTGGAAGGCAACCAGCAAATTATCCTCACTTCTGACCGTTATCCTAAAGAGATCAACGGGGTGGAAGACCGCCTCAAATCGCGTTTCGGCTGGGGCCTGACGGTAGCCATTGAGCCGCCGGAGCTGGAAACCCGGGTCGCGATTCTGATGAAAAAGGCGGAGGATCACCAGATTCATCTGCCGGACGAAGTGGCGTTCTTTATCGCCAAGCGTTTGCGCTCCAACGTGCGTGAGCTGGAAGGTGCACTCAACCGGGTGATCGCCAACGCCAACTTTACCGGCCGTCCGATCACGATTGATTTCGTGCGCGAAGCGCTGCGCGATCTGCTCGCACTGCAGGAAAAACTGGTCACTATCGATAATATTCAAAAGACCGTTGCTGAGTACTACAAGATTAAAGTCGCGGATCTGCTGTCAAAACGCCGTTCGCGTTCGGTTGCCCGTCCGCGTCAGCTGGCCATGGCGTTATCGAAAGAACTCACCAACCACAGCCTGCCGGAAATCGGCGATGCGTTTGGTGGCCGTGACCACACCACAGTGCTGCACGCCTGTCGTAAAATCGAACAGCTGCGTGAAGAGAGCCACGATATTAAGGAAGATTATTCCAACCTGATTCGTACGCTTTCTTCCTGATTCGCGTTATGCTTAGCGCTGATTTTTCGCGTCGTTTATCCAATATCGTTTAAGAGCACACTATGAAATTTACGATTGAACGTAGTCACTTCATTAAACCACTGCAACAAGTGTCGGGAACCATTGGCGGCCGGGCCACGTTGCCGATTTTGGGTAACCTGTTGCTAAAAGTGGAAGACAATCAGTTGTCGATGACCGCGACCGATCTGGAAGCGGAGCTGATCAGCCGCGTGACGCTGGAAGGGGACTTTGAAGCGGGCAGTACCACTGTACCGGCGCGTAAGTTCCTCGACATTTGCCGCGGACTGCCGGATGCGGCGGTGATCACTGTGCTGCTGGAAGGTGACCGGGTTCAGGTTCGCTCCGGCCGCAGCCGTTTTTCACTGGCCACCTTACCGGCTAATGATTTCCCTAATATCGAAGACTGGCAGAGTGAGGTCGAGCTGACCTTAAGCCAGGGCGATCTGCGCAGCCTGATTGAGAAAACCCAATTTTCGATGGCTAACCAGGATGTGCGTTACTACCTGAATGGTATGCTGTTTGAAATCGACGGCAGTACCCTGCGCAGTGTGGCCACTGACGGCCACCGTATGGCAGTATCGCAGACCACGCTGGCGGGCGATTTTGCCCACAAGCAGATCATCGTACCGCGCAAAGGTGTCCTGGAGCTGGTCAAGCTGCTCGATGCACCGGAACAGCCGGTGACGATTCAGATTGGTGCCGCTAACCTGCGTGCAGAAGTGAACAACTTTATCTTTACTTCCAAGCTGGTTGACGGACGTTTCCCTGATTATCGCCGCGTATTGCCGCAAAGTACCAATAAAACGCTGACCGCTGGCTGTGATGAGCTGCGTCAGGCATTTTCCCGCGCGGCGATTCTTTCCAATGAAAAATTCCGTGGTGTACGGGTGAACCTGGCCGACAGCGAAATGCGCATTACCGCCAATAACCCGGAGCAGGAAGAAGCGGAAGAGATGCTGGATGTCGGCTTTGAAGGCGATGCGATTGAAATCGGCTTCAACGTCAGCTACGTGCTGGATGTACTTAATACGCTGCGTTGTGACAATGTGCGGGTATCGATGTCCGATGCCAACGCCAGTGCTCTGATTGAAAACGTCGATGATGACAGCGCCA is drawn from Vibrio sp. CDRSL-10 TSBA and contains these coding sequences:
- the dnaN gene encoding DNA polymerase III subunit beta, coding for MKFTIERSHFIKPLQQVSGTIGGRATLPILGNLLLKVEDNQLSMTATDLEAELISRVTLEGDFEAGSTTVPARKFLDICRGLPDAAVITVLLEGDRVQVRSGRSRFSLATLPANDFPNIEDWQSEVELTLSQGDLRSLIEKTQFSMANQDVRYYLNGMLFEIDGSTLRSVATDGHRMAVSQTTLAGDFAHKQIIVPRKGVLELVKLLDAPEQPVTIQIGAANLRAEVNNFIFTSKLVDGRFPDYRRVLPQSTNKTLTAGCDELRQAFSRAAILSNEKFRGVRVNLADSEMRITANNPEQEEAEEMLDVGFEGDAIEIGFNVSYVLDVLNTLRCDNVRVSMSDANASALIENVDDDSAMYVVMPIRL